The DNA region GGTCCTGACGGAGCCGCGAAGCTTTACCGCCGAGACATCTTCCGTATTAGTCGTCGCTGTTGATGAAGCGCAGCAGGGGCTGCCAATCCTCTTGCAGCGTCGTGCCGACCTTGGTCTCGAGGTCGAAGATGCTAAGGCCGCGGCTGGCGAGCTCGGGATAGAGCGCGCGCTCCGGCAGTTCGCCAAGGTCCTGCTCGCCCGAACTGATCATGAAGAGGTCCAGGCGCGCCGAGGCCCGACTGTTTCGGCGCACGCGATTGCGCAACAAGGCGATCGCCTTCTTGTTCTTCCGGATCGGCTTGATCTCGTGCAGCCTCTTAAGGAAGGCGGTCGTGGTATCCTGATCGAACACCGAGGGCAGCACCGGGACGACCACAACGTCGGCCTCGGCGACCAGACTCTCGGTCTGCCGTCCGCGCACCGCGGCGGGCGCGTCGATAACCAGCACGCCCTTCTTGTTCGGCGTCTGGCCGTTTCCTTTCACCCAATCAAGTCCTTTGATGTAGCGCGCCGTGCGGGGCCGCCGCGCGAGCCAGTTCAGGCTGCTGTGCTGCCGGTCCGCGTCGGCCAGCCAGACCCTGTGCCCGGCCGAGGCGAAGGCGCTCGAAAGGTTGGTCGCGATCGTCGTCTTGCCGCAGCCGCCCTTCGGATTGGTCACCAGGATTGAGAACACGACTCCCTTCCCCTATTCGTTGCCGCGCGAGCCTAGCATAGGCCTTTGCACTCTGCCTAATCCCATGGCGAATGATTCTCGATGCTGCGTCGTCAGATCCGCATGTTCGACTGCATGATGGCGAACATCTGCTCCTCGAGCGCGGCCCGGTTTTTGCGGAGCTGCTGGTCCCGCTGCCCCTGACTGGCGTCGAGGTCCGGCTGCAGGGCGCGGATTTCCGACGTCAGCTCGGCGTGTCTCCGGCACAGGTCGTCGAAATCCGCGTCCTTGGTGATGATCCGCGTCAGCATGTTCTTGAAGCGGCTCAGCACGACATCGATGTGGTCGGCCATGGTTTTCTCCCTGATTTAAGCTGCGGACCGAAGCACCGGCGGCCCGGGTTGACCCCAGCGCGTCGCCTGCCTTCGGGTGTGCTCCGCACCCCATGGGTCATGTCTCGTAGAGGCGGCCTTTGCCGTCCCCGTCCTCGACAGCCCGATAGTCGCAACGTTATCCGCAGCGCCTGCGCGCTGTCGACTCGCTCTAGCGGCGGTCCGCGGCGATGCGCTCCGATGCGATCGCGGCTACAGTGGCTATCCCGCCCGTCGCTCTGAAGTGGAACCCCGTTGAAATCGTCGCGACAATCGTGCGCCCCTAGGATCGAGGCTCCGTGAGCGAGCCGTCCTCGCGCCCTGCGGGCGCCCGTTTCGTCCAGGGCTCGATCATGGGCCATATCGCCGTCATGACCTCGACGGCGAGCATCGGCCTGATGGCGCTCTTCCTCGTCGACCTGGCCGACATGTACTTCCTCAGCCTGCTCGGCGAGGCCGAGCTGGCGGCGGCGGTCGGCTTCGCCGGCTCGATCCTTTTCTTCTCCACCTCGATCTCGATCGGCATCGCTATTGCCATGAG from Kiloniellales bacterium includes:
- a CDS encoding ParA family protein; the encoded protein is MFSILVTNPKGGCGKTTIATNLSSAFASAGHRVWLADADRQHSSLNWLARRPRTARYIKGLDWVKGNGQTPNKKGVLVIDAPAAVRGRQTESLVAEADVVVVPVLPSVFDQDTTTAFLKRLHEIKPIRKNKKAIALLRNRVRRNSRASARLDLFMISSGEQDLGELPERALYPELASRGLSIFDLETKVGTTLQEDWQPLLRFINSDD